A segment of the Staphylococcus ratti genome:
AAAAGAACATAAACGTATTTATACGCAATATGTGCACGGAGAAGACTTGATTGCATTTGAAGATTACGCAATGAATAAGCAAGTTTTCATTGATTTAAATGCTAAATCTCGCATCCCCGAATGGACAGACGGTAAATATTTACCTAGGAGAGAAATCGTCGCAATCGACGTATATAAAGAGGCGTTGCAAAATTGGGAACTGCCACTTGTTATTAAACCTGGAGATGAGTTGCCAACTGCAGGAGGCTATGGCGTGATGATTTGTCATAACCAAGAAGATTTAGACAAAGCGATGGCACGCATTGAAAAAGCCAAATCTGCGACGCAAACATTAATAATTGAACAATACATCGAAACAGTTGATAACTATTGCGTGCAGTATGCCTTACATCCAGAAAAAGGCATCGTATATCTTGGCGCTTCTAAGCAACTTACGAATGACGATGTGTTTTATAGCGGTAATATTAATGCGCTCGATATTCCTGAATCAGTGATTAAAGCGGGTTATGACATCATGAAAACAGGTGTGGATAAAGGCTTTGTTGGCATTGCTGGCTTTGATTTTCTTGTCGATAAAAATAAGAACATTTATGCGATTGATTTAAATTTTAGACATAATGGTTCAACAAGTTTGTTGCTATTAGATCCAATTTTATCAGGGCGATATCATAAGTTTTACAGCTATGTCTCTCGTGGAGATCAACAAACATTTTTTGACGTCATCGCCAAATATGTACAACAAGGGGTACTCTATCCTCTTGCATATTACGATGGAACGTATTATCAAGATGAGCATGTAGCGTCGCGCTTTGCGGGTATTTGGCATGCAGAAAGTGCTGAAGCTATAGAAACGATAGAAAAAGCGTTTATGCAAGAAGTAGGGCTAGCCTAGTTATGGATTAGAAAGGTGAATGCCAAGGCGAGGATTGACGAAATAATTACTGTAGTTTATATTCAACATAAAGAGCTCATTTAGAGAGGGAGAAAAGCATGTCATATAAAAATGAACGTTTTTACAAAGATATTTTGACAAATGAGCAATTTTTTATCGCTGTTAAAGATAAAAAAATTGTGAAGCATTCGCATAATGGAAAGCAATTATTTTGTTTCTGGACAAGAGAAGCATTTGCTAAAGAATATCTTGAAAATCTAAATGTTGAATTTGATAAGATTAAAGTGATGGATATCGACCGTTTTACGACTTATGAACTTGACGATATGTTTGATGATGAAGATGAAGCGGTTGTCAATGTCACAATGGATGCTGAAGGGCATGAAATTCGTATTTTGTCTGCTTTTAACGACATCATGACAGATATGGATCGTTTGCGTATTCGTGAATTTGTTGAAGATGTTTCAAATTCAGATACTGTTTATGGTTTGACGCAAAAGGGAACGAAGCAGTTTATGGTTGTTAGTGATGAAAATGACAATTTTGAGCAGTCACATTTTATGCCTGTATGGAGTTTAAGTCAACGAGCGAATCGTGTAGCGAACGAAGACTTCGAATCATTTGAATTAATTGATGTGGAAGGGGAAGTATTTGCAGAGTGGTTAGATGAACTCCGCGATGATAATCGCTACGTCGCAATTGATTTAAAGCCAGGCGTCGTAGGCACAATTGTAAGTGCGCAAAAACTTGCAAATGAATTGACTTTTTAACTTGTGTAGACTATCGCGTTACTAATAGCGGAATTTCGAGTCATTTGGTGTTAGTGTATACTTGATGACAATGTTTATTGTAAAATGTTAACAGCATAGCACAAAAATAAGCGGGACGGAAACCAAACTGTTTTCTGTCCCGCTTCATTATAATCAATGTGTATTAAAGTTAAACAGTATAGTCGGCAAGCGGATTAAACTCGCGTTGAACAACTTTATTCAAACTTAGTTCGCCTTGTTGTCCACTTTATTATAGATACAATGTTCCTAAAGCGCCGGAGAATGCGCCATTATTTAGATAATGAGGCGTGAAACCACGTAAAATAGTATAATCTGTTACGACTTTTTGAAGCAATGGATTGTTATGGAATGAAGAGCCAATATATACGACGTCTTTCACACCGTGTTCTCGAGCGACGTGAATAGAAACCGTCGTTACACTTTCTCCTACAACGCCAATAACTGAAGCTAATTTATCTGCGTCAGTAAACGTTTTATCTAAGTTTAGCAGTACGTGACCAAAGTTAGACGCAGTTAATTCTCCAGGTATTGGAGGCGTATCATTTTTGTAAATATGTTTCACTTTTAAGTCAATAATATCCCGGTTACCTAGTTGGGCTAAATCTGTTAAATGAGTATAATCCTTGATTTCAGTTAACAAATAGCCTAAACCACGAATCATGCCACCACCTGTACCAATACCTCCAACACGTTGCTGACCATTTTGATCGGCTAAGTGAAGAGAAGTTCCTGTTCCGACGTTCGTGAAGATATAGCGTTCAAGCGCGATACCTTGTTCTTTCAACAAAATTTCTACACCTTTATCAGCAGCATCAAATTCAATGAAATGTTTAGGCTCACATCTTAAATAAGCATTGAGATCTTTAGCATTTCCACCTGTAACACAAATGTCTGAACAGTTTTGTTCATTTAACCATTGTGCTACGTTTTGAATTTCTGTTGTAAGATATGTTTGGTACTCACGTTGACCGTTATCTTCGGTTACGATTTTAATTAAAGTACCTCCAGCGTCAATTCCGATTCGCATTCGCGTGTCACCTCAAAATAATTGTTTATCAATCATATATACTATATGATAATCACAAAAATACAAGTTAAAATTCTTAATGTAATGATAGAATAGGAGGTCATGTCATGAAGTTAAGTCCGTACATTGTAGTCAATCATGTGCAGGAGGCGATTGATTTTTATCGCGAAACGTTTGGAGGGGAAGTGATTCCTTTAAATGAACATCAAGGAAAGTTACTACATGCTGAATTGAAAATTCAAGAAGATGTTGTACTACACTTTTCAGATTCATATGGAAAACCCGCTCGAAATGAGGGAACACAAATTTTATTAACTTTTGATAATCCTGAGACACAACAGCGTATTTATGATGCGCTTAGTGATCAAGGAAACCCTCATATGCCACTGAACCAAACATTTTTTAATGCGCTCCATGGTCAAGTGACAGATCGCTATGGTGTCAATTGGTTATTGAACTGTTTTATTAAAGAGGGATAATAGCATTGTCATATCAAAAAGGTTGAGACGTTATTTTAGGTTCACCGTTTATCGGTCGCTAAAGTTTTGTCTCAACCTTTATTTTGTTACATTTCGTTATCTCTTTCACGTTCTTCGATAGTACGTGAAAAATCTTTTTCATCGTCAATGTGCGTCATTTGGAAATGTTTGGTATGTTCGCGTCTCAATGCATTCATCAATGCAAAAATCATTAATAATAGAATAATTGAAAACGGGAGACCTGTTACGACGGAAGCAGTTTGCAAGCTTGTTAAGCCACCTGCTACAGTCAGGGCAACCGAGATTGCCCCAATGAGTATACCCCAAACCATTTTATGTTTACGTCTTGGATTTTCAACGCCGCCGGTTGCCATTCCTGAAACAATATGAGTGGTAGAGTCGGCACTTGTAACGATAAAAGTAAAAATTAAAATGATAGCAAGTGCACTCGTCACCTCATATAACGGGAATTTACTCAGCAGTTCAAACAGTGCGATAGTGTAATCTTGATCTACTACTTTTTCAATGCCATCTTTTTTGTGTAATGCATAATGAATTGCTGTTCCACCAAAGCCTGCAATCCAAGTGAAAGAAATCATCGGAGGAATAATAAGTACACCGATAATAAATTCTCGGATTGTGCGGCCGCGTGAAACACGTGCCACAAAACCACCTATAAAAGGAGACCATGAAATGACCCACGCCCAATAGAACACAGTCCATTTCTGAATCCAAGAATTATCTCCAGTATAAGGATCCATGCGTAAACTGTATTGCACAAAGTGAGAAATATAATCTCCAATTGAAACCGTGAATGTCTCTACGATAAAACGTAAATCACCAACGATAAAAATGAAAATAAGCAACACAGTGCCTATTAAAATGTTCAAATTGCTTAGCCATTTTACACCACGGTTTAAACCAGAAAGGGCTGAACCTAAAAAGATAAGTGTCATAACTACAGTAATAACAATTAATGTAATGTGCGTATTCGGCACTTTAAAGACATGATTTAATCCACCTGCAATCTGCATAATGCCAAGGCCGATAGAAGTGGCGATTCCCATAACTGTTGCGATGATTGCTAAAATATCAATAATATTTCTGTATGGTCGCTTATAAGTTTCGCCGAATACGGGTTCCATCGCAGTTGAAATGAGACCGTCTCGTTGTTTTCGAAATTGGAAATACGCGACAATGAGACCGCTCATTGCAAAAATAGACCATTGTGAGATGCCCCAATGGAAAAAAGTATATCCCATAGCTAACCGTGCAGAAGAGACAGTTTGCCCCTTTGCTTCTGAAGGAAAAGGTGAATGAAGGTAATGTGTTAACGGCTCAGCCACACCCCAAAATACAATGCCGACACCTAACCCAGCTGAGAAGAGCATGCCTATCCAAGAGATGAAGGAAAATTCAGGTTCTTCGTTATCACGTCCTAATTTAAAACGACCATAACGAGAAAGGGCAAGGAAGATAAGGAATAAATCGAGTACGAAGACGATAATTAAAAATAGCCATCCAAAATTTAACGCTATAGCATTATATGTATTTTGTGCATAAAATCCAAAGCTTTTTGGAAAAAGAGCAGCAAGTAGGGTGAATAACAAAATAATAGAAAAAGAAACAATATAGACAAAATTCCGATTTTTCTTCTTCTTAGTTAATGATTGTTTTGATTTTTTCATAATATCCCCTTTCGAATTCAAGTTTGAAAAATCTGAAAATAGTGTATAGTTAGAAGTGCGAGAAAACATAATAAAGGATGAATTTTCAAAATGATAAAAAGTAAACGCTTCGATGATATTACTATACATTTGTATGAAGAGCAATACCGAGAGGCACTTTCTCAATTTCAACTGAATGAACGTCAACGTATTTATTCTTCATTGCCGAAAGAAGTACTAGACGATGCTTTAAATGATCCGAACCGTGTAGCGAATGTCGCTTTAAATGACGATGGAGATGTCGTTGGTTTTTTTGTGCTACATCAACATTACCAACATGAAGGGTATGATACACCTGAAGAAGTCGTATATATCCGTTCGCTATCTATTAATGAACGTTATCAAGGGAATGGCTATGGGACTAAAATAATGATGAACTTACCTGAATATGTACAAAGTGTTTTTCCAGATTTTGGCCATCTGTTTCTCGTAGTTGATGCAGAAAATGAAGCAGCTTGGAATGTTTATGAACGCGCTGGTTTTATGCATGCTGCTACTAAAGAAGAGGGGCCGATTGGTAAGGAGCGTTTATATTATTTAGATTTAAGTTCGAAATATGTTTCCTCTTTAAAATTGAGTAGCAGTAAGCAATCAGAACAAGGACCAGTTGATATTATCGATCTAAAAGTTAATCAGGAAAAAGTAGGTTTTCTAGCGATTGAACAATTCCAAGAACGCCTAATTATTCGAGCGTTATTAGTTGAGGATGCACATCGTGAGGTAGGAATTGCTCAAAATGCATTGCGTCAACTTTCAACATATGTCCGTCAAAATTATGAGAATATAGATGTAATTGAAGTGATGTTGTTTGGGGCGAGAAATGAACTGAAACCACTATTTCAAAAAAGTAATTTTGTTGAGACCATCGTCACTGATGATTATACGATGTTTGAGAAATATATTAATTATTAGAATAAATGACTTTCATTTCAAAAAACCTACTGCTAAACATTGCGTAATTAACTAGAGTCATTTATAATCAATGGTTGTTATAGTATGTTGACTCGCAATAAAAAGATGTGGCTTGATTTGCGAGCATAACGTGAATCTTTGAAAGGAAGATGTGCCGATGAAATTACAAGATTACACACAAGAAATGGTTGACGAAAAAGCGTTTATTGATATGGCTTATACGCTATTAACAGAAAAAAATGAAACGATGAATCTTTATGATATTATCGATGAATTTAAACAAATTGGGCATTATGAAGATAATCAAATTGAAAATCGCGTTGTTCAATTTTACACAGATTTAAATACAGATGGTAGATTTTTAAGTGTTGGAGATAATGTTTGGGGATTACGCGATTGGTACTCTGTAGATGATATCGAAGAAAAAATCGCACCGACTATCCAAAAGTTTGAAATTCTTGATGAAGATGATGAAGAAGATAAAAACTTAAAATTACTTGGTGAAGACGACAATGATGGTGACGACAACATTCCAAACGCCACTGATGATCAAGAAGGATTAAATGATCCAGAAGATGAACATGTTGAAGACGAAATCGAAGAGTCTGATTTAGTTGTTGAAGAAGACGACGAGGATTTAGATGAAGAATATGAAGACGATGAAGATATTTTAGAAGAGGAAGAATAAACTTCACGCATGTGATTCCGCAGTTAACTTTAGCGTTAAACCATTTTTAGCATCTTTTATGTTAAATGTAAATTTGATATAAAGTTTGTTGACTTTTTACGACAACGTGATAGAATTTTATTCGGGCTCCTTTAAATAGGACAATGGAAAAACGCATACGTCAGTAGAAAAAAGCACGCAACCAAAATTGCGTTTGCGTTAAGAAATAGAGACGTAAACTCGTTCCCCCCTTACATGAAATAATTGTGAGTGGGGGACTTTTTTATTTTATAAATAAATGTATAGAACATTTTTACTGTTTGAATTGGATTCACCCCTTAGTAAATGCTTCTGATATGAAATGAGGAGGAATAACACATGACCAAATTTATTTTCGTGACTGGTGGTGTTGTGTCATCACTAGGCAAAGGGATTACGGCAGCGTCACTTGGCCGTCTTTTAAAAGACCGTGGTTTATCTGTAACAATTCAAAAATTCGATCCATATTTAAATGTTGACCCAGGAACAATGAGTCCTTATCAACACGGTGAAGTTTTCGTCACTGATGATGGGGCGGAAACAGATTTAGACTTGGGACATTATGAGCGTTTTATTGATATTAACTTAAACAAATATTCTAATGTCACTGCCGGTAAAGTTTATTCGCATGTTCTGAAAAAAGAACGTCGTGGGGATTACCTCGGGGGCACAGTTCAAGTCATTCCGCATATTACGAATGAAATTAAGTCAAGACTTTTACTTGCTGGTGAAAGCACAAATGCTGATGTAGTTATTACTGAAATTGGTGGGACAACAGGTGATATTGAGTCTTTACCATTTATCGAAGCAATTCGCCAGATTCGAAGTGATTTAGGTCGAGAAAATGTAATGTATGTGCACTGTACGTTATTACCTTACATAAAAGCGGCGGGTGAAATGAAAACAAAGCCAACACAACATAGTGTTAAAGAATTACGCGGGCTTGGTATTCAACCAGATTTAATTGTGGTTCGTACAGAATATGAAATGGGCGAAGAATTAAAAGATAAAATAGCCTTGTTCTGTGACATTGATAAGAAGAGTGTTATTGAATGTCGTGATGCAGAGTCACTTTATGAAATCCCCTTACAATTAAGTCGTCAAGATATGGATGATATCGTGATTAATCGTCTAGGTCTAAAAGCGCAATACGAAACACAACTTGATGAATGGAATCATTTGATTAATGTTGTGAATAATTTAGAGGGCAAAGTAACAATTGCTTTAGTAGGTAAATATGTCTCATTAAAAGATGCTTATTTATCTGTTGCTGAAGCGTTAAAACATGCTGGTTATCAATTCATGAAAGATATTGAAATTCGTTGGATTGATTCAAGTGAAGTTACAGATGAAAATGCAGAAAGCTTTTTCAATGATGTAGATGGTATTTTAGTTCCTGGTGGATTTGGTTTCCGTGCAAGTGAAGGTAAAATCTCGGCGATTAAATATGCACGTGAAAATAAAGTACCTTTCTTTGGTATTTGTTTAGGTATGCAACTCGCAACAGTAGAATATGCACGTCATGTTGTTGGATTAAAAGGTGCGCATTCTGCAGAATTGGATCCAGACACGCCATATCCTGTTATTGATTTACTTCCAGAACAAAAAGATATCGAGGATTTGGGAGGAACATTACGATTAGGCCTATATCCATGTACGATTCAGCCTAATACGTTAGCGGAGCGTATCTACGATAAAAAAGAGATTCAAGAGCGTCACCGTCATCGTTATGAATTTAATAATGAATACCGTGAAAAATTAGAAGCGGCTGGTATGATATTCTCAGGAACAAGTCCTGATGGACGATTAGTAGAAATGGTCGAAATTGAAGATCATCCATTCTTCTTAGCGTGTCAATTCCACCCAGAATTTTTATCACGTCCAAATCGTCCACAACCGATTTTTAAATCATTTATTGAAGCAGCAGTAAAACAACAAAAGCAATTATAAATCTTTGAGATAAGCGAGGAAGCAAGGCGATAAACGGCCGTGATTCCTCGCTGTTTTTTATACAAAAATAGCGCAAATGTCCCTATAATTTTAAGTGGTCAAACAAAAATAAAGAAGACATATTGCGCTAATGTGCATCGTATATTAAACAGTAAATGGATTATAAGTATTTACTTATAAATTTAAGTCACGGGTCATCTCAACCATTTGCGTATAAATATCATAATAAATGTAATTCATTGCGATATTATGTGGCGTGACGACTTTGTCGTAATCTTCAGTCATCACGATAGCTCTAGGTGTAGAAAGATTAATAAAATGTATCAAATGGTCTGGAATATCATACGCTTTGGAAGGATTAGTAATCAATACAACTTCTTGATCTGCTTCAATCAAACGCTGTAAATCTTCATTTAAAGTAGATGTCATATGGGGACCAAATAGTAAGACACGGTCTGTACTATCTAACGCTTCAATTGAACTCAAGGTATCTAATGCGCGACTCGAGGTAAGATGTTCTTCACTATTTAAAATATAGGATTCAAACCATTTCAAATCGTCATAACCTTTTACGTATACATGGCCTTCGCCGCCGATAGCTTGGATTAAACACTGAGCAGCCATTTGAATCTCTAGTTCCTGTTGATCTAAACGATGAAATAGACCTGTTAATTGTGTTGCTAACATTTTAGACATAAAGTGCGCCTCCAATTTTTAAAGCATTGTGTTATATTTTAATGAATATAAATGCAAATATCAATACAGAAATATGATTGCGCTTACATTGTCTAAATGGTGAAATAAACGTATTTTATCGGGATTACTTATGCATTTCGTGTACAATTTTGCTATAATGTAAATACAAAATTTATGTGCAATATGCACTCAAGGAGGAACTTTCATGCCTTTAGTTTCAATGAAAGAAATGTTAATCGATGCAAAAGAGAATGGTTATGCGGTAGGACAATATAATCTTAATAACTTAGAGTTCACTCAAGCAATTTTACAAGCATCTCAAGAAGAAAATGCACCGGTAATTTTAGGTGTTTCTGAAGGAGCTGCACGTTACATGGGTGGTTTCTACACAATTGTTAAAATGGTAGAAGGTTTAATGCATGACTATGAAATCACAATTCCTGTAGCGATTCACTTAGACCACGGTTCCAGCTTCGAAAAATGTAAAGAAGCAATTGATGCTGGCTTTACATCAGTAATGATCGACGCTTCACATGAGCCATACGAAGACAACGTAAAAGTAACTTCAAAAGTGGTTGAATATGCACACGCACGTGGTGTATCTGTTGAAGCTGAATTAGGTACAGTGGGTGGACAAGAAGATGACGTTGTTGCTGAAGGTGTTATCTATGCAGACCCAATCGAATGCCAAAACTTAGTGAAAGATACAGGTATCGATACGTTAGCGCCTGCTTTAGGTTCAGTTCACGGACCATACAAAGGCTTACCTAATTTAGGTTTTAAAGAAATGGAAGAAATCGGTGCTTCTACAGGTTTACCATTAGTATTACATGGTGGTACAGGTATCCCAACTGAGGACATTAAAAAAGCAATTTCATTCGGTACTGCAAAAATCAATGTAAATACTGAAAACCAAATTGCTTCTGCTAAACGTGTAAGAGAAATATTAGATGCAGATAAAGAAGTATACGATCCACGTAAATATTTAGGACCTGCACGTGAAGTAATTAAAGAAACAGTTGTTGGTAAAATTAGAGAGTTTGGAACTTCTAACAAAGCGGACAACATTAAAGGCTAATTGTTAAATTTGAAAGTGTGCGTTAATGGGCTAAGACATGATGATGTCTTGGCTCTTTTTAAAATCAATACGAAACAGATAGTGAAAAAAATAAGCCTAATATGGTAGTTATTGATACAGGAAAAGCAAGGCTTGAGAAGCAGAGCATAAGCGGTATGAAATGGATTGAGTGTTTTGCATTTTGAAAATTTTTACATTATAATGCCTATATTATGATATTTTATGGAGAAATTGAGCAAGGGAAAAGGAGTTCAATCACATGGCGCAAGAAGTAATTAAAATTAAAGGCGGTCAAACACTGAAGGGAAAGGTAGAAATTAGTGGTGCTAAAAATAGTGCAGTTGCCATCATTCCGGCAACTTTAATGGCTGAAGAACCTGTATCTTTAGATGGTCTACCTAAAATCTCTGATGTGGAAACGTTAGTGAGCTTACTTGAAGATCTTAACATCAAAACTAAGTTAGATGAAACAACGTTACATGTAGATCCTACTGAGATTCAAAATGCTGCTTTACCTAATAATAAAGTAGAATCTTTAAGAGCTTCTTATTATATGATGGGCGCAATGCTCAGCCGTTTTAAAAAGTGTGTTATTGGACTTCCCGGGGGATGTCCATTAGGACCGAGACCAATTGATCAACATATTAAAGGATTTAAAGCTTTAGGAGCTAAAATCGATGAATCTAGCTCAACTTCTATGAAAATTGAAGCAGAGCGTTTAATTGGGGCAAACATTTATTTAGATATTGTAAGTGTAGGCGCAACGATTAATATTATGTTAGCTGCAACGCGTGCAGAAGGCCAAACGATTATTGAAAATGCAGCAAAAGAGCCAGAGGTTGTAGATGTCGCAAACTTTTTAAATAGTATGGGCGCTAAAGTAAGTGGTGCTGGTACAAGTTCCATTAAAATTGTAGGTGTGCCTCATTTACATGGAAGTCGCCATACCATTATTCCTGACCGTATTGAGGCAGGAACGTATATGTGTATTGCAGCAGCAAGCGGAGAACGTATAGTGATTGACAATATTATACCTAAACATGTAGAGCCGCTTACTGTGAAGTTAAAAGAACTAGGCGTTCATATTGATGTGGGCGACGATTACATGGTCGTTCAAAGTAATCACCCTTACCAAAGCGTAGACGTTAAAACATTAGTATATCCTGGTTTTGCGACGGACTTACAACAACCGATGACGCCATTACTATTTTTAGCTGAAGGGCCTAGTTTCGTAAAAGAAACCATTTACCCAGAGCGTTTTAAACATATCCCGGAATTACAAAAAATGAATGGTGCCATTGATGCAGATCTTGGTACAGCTACAGTTAAACCTTCTCGTCTTACAGGGGCCGAAGTGTACGCAAGTGATTTACGTGCAGGGGCATGTTTGATTATTGCAGGTTTAATTGCGGAAGGTGAAACAACAATATATAATGTCAAACATATTTATAGAGGCTACACAGATATTGTAAGTACATTGAAAAGTTTAGGTGCAAACATTTGGACAGAATCCGTTAATGCTTAATCTATAAAATATTGGACATACAAATATCGTTTAAGAGGTGAAAGCCATGGAAGTTTGTCCATATTTAGAAGAAACATTTAAAATTTTAGGGCGCAGTTGGAATGGATTGATTTTACATTATCTGTCAAATTGCCCAGAACATAAAGCACACTTTTCTCAGTTGAAAAGAGATTTAAAACCGATAACGAATCGTGCGTTATCTTTAAAGGTCACAGAACTTGTTGATTGGGGATTGATTACTAAACATGTCATTTCTGAAAATCCGCCTTCAGTATGTTATCATTTGACGCAAAAAGGCATAGATTTAGCGCGTGCATTAAAGCCTTTAGAAGATTGGGCGCATCATCATGTGACGTTAAAAAAAGACATGGAGACGAAATAATCGCATCTTAAAACGGTTTTAGTGCAAAATGAAAATAAATAAAGTTAGATAAGAGGTTCGGTTACACTACTGCTTCTAGCTACCATTAACCGGTGGTTTCAAGTATGTACGTCATAGCCAAACCTCTTATTTGTTTTAGGGTTTCGCTAATGAGTTTAAAAATAGTAGCATTTCAAAAGTTAAGTTACTAATGCGTTCTTCATGAAGTGTATTGCACGTGATTTCTCATACAATGACAAGCAAAATCAATGCAACGGAGATAGGTTGGGCGTATAGTTTAAGTATGTCCTTTTTAGGCAATACTTTATATAGAAAGCCAAAGTTCGATAAAGGAGTGTTTATGAATGAGAGACCAAATTAAGCAATATATTAATGGTGAGTGGGTTGAAAGTGCTAGCGGAGAAACGCTTGAAGTAATTAATCCTGCAACTGAGGAAGTTTTCGGTCATATTGCTAAAGGTAATAAAGAAGATGTAGATCAAGCAGTACAAGCTGCGCACGACGTCTATATAGAATTTAGAAATACGCCTGTAAAAGAACGCCAAGCTATGCTTGGTCGCATTGTCGATGAATATAAAAATCGTAAAGATGATTTAATTGAAGCGATGACACTTGAACTTGGAACACCTGTAACGAAGTCTGAAGAAATTCATTATCAAATGGGCCTTAACCATTTCCAAGAAGCGCATGATGCATTAGAAAACTTTGAATTTGAAGAGCAACGTGGCGATAGTTTAGTTGTTAAAGAAGCGATTGGTGTTGCCGGTTTAATTACGCCATGGAATTTTCCAACAAACCAAACGTCGCTTAAATTAGCGGCTGCTTTTGCTGCAGGGGCACCGGTGGTTTTAAAACCTTCTGAAGAAACGCCATTTGCTGCAATTATTTTAGCTGAAATATTCGAAGCTGCGGGCGTACCTAAAGGTGT
Coding sequences within it:
- a CDS encoding CTP synthase — translated: MTKFIFVTGGVVSSLGKGITAASLGRLLKDRGLSVTIQKFDPYLNVDPGTMSPYQHGEVFVTDDGAETDLDLGHYERFIDINLNKYSNVTAGKVYSHVLKKERRGDYLGGTVQVIPHITNEIKSRLLLAGESTNADVVITEIGGTTGDIESLPFIEAIRQIRSDLGRENVMYVHCTLLPYIKAAGEMKTKPTQHSVKELRGLGIQPDLIVVRTEYEMGEELKDKIALFCDIDKKSVIECRDAESLYEIPLQLSRQDMDDIVINRLGLKAQYETQLDEWNHLINVVNNLEGKVTIALVGKYVSLKDAYLSVAEALKHAGYQFMKDIEIRWIDSSEVTDENAESFFNDVDGILVPGGFGFRASEGKISAIKYARENKVPFFGICLGMQLATVEYARHVVGLKGAHSAELDPDTPYPVIDLLPEQKDIEDLGGTLRLGLYPCTIQPNTLAERIYDKKEIQERHRHRYEFNNEYREKLEAAGMIFSGTSPDGRLVEMVEIEDHPFFLACQFHPEFLSRPNRPQPIFKSFIEAAVKQQKQL
- the coaW gene encoding type II pantothenate kinase; translated protein: MRIGIDAGGTLIKIVTEDNGQREYQTYLTTEIQNVAQWLNEQNCSDICVTGGNAKDLNAYLRCEPKHFIEFDAADKGVEILLKEQGIALERYIFTNVGTGTSLHLADQNGQQRVGGIGTGGGMIRGLGYLLTEIKDYTHLTDLAQLGNRDIIDLKVKHIYKNDTPPIPGELTASNFGHVLLNLDKTFTDADKLASVIGVVGESVTTVSIHVAREHGVKDVVYIGSSFHNNPLLQKVVTDYTILRGFTPHYLNNGAFSGALGTLYL
- a CDS encoding DUF2750 domain-containing protein, translating into MSYKNERFYKDILTNEQFFIAVKDKKIVKHSHNGKQLFCFWTREAFAKEYLENLNVEFDKIKVMDIDRFTTYELDDMFDDEDEAVVNVTMDAEGHEIRILSAFNDIMTDMDRLRIREFVEDVSNSDTVYGLTQKGTKQFMVVSDENDNFEQSHFMPVWSLSQRANRVANEDFESFELIDVEGEVFAEWLDELRDDNRYVAIDLKPGVVGTIVSAQKLANELTF
- a CDS encoding DUF2529 family protein; the protein is MSKMLATQLTGLFHRLDQQELEIQMAAQCLIQAIGGEGHVYVKGYDDLKWFESYILNSEEHLTSSRALDTLSSIEALDSTDRVLLFGPHMTSTLNEDLQRLIEADQEVVLITNPSKAYDIPDHLIHFINLSTPRAIVMTEDYDKVVTPHNIAMNYIYYDIYTQMVEMTRDLNL
- the rpoE gene encoding DNA-directed RNA polymerase subunit delta, which gives rise to MKLQDYTQEMVDEKAFIDMAYTLLTEKNETMNLYDIIDEFKQIGHYEDNQIENRVVQFYTDLNTDGRFLSVGDNVWGLRDWYSVDDIEEKIAPTIQKFEILDEDDEEDKNLKLLGEDDNDGDDNIPNATDDQEGLNDPEDEHVEDEIEESDLVVEEDDEDLDEEYEDDEDILEEEE
- a CDS encoding VOC family protein; the protein is MKLSPYIVVNHVQEAIDFYRETFGGEVIPLNEHQGKLLHAELKIQEDVVLHFSDSYGKPARNEGTQILLTFDNPETQQRIYDALSDQGNPHMPLNQTFFNALHGQVTDRYGVNWLLNCFIKEG
- a CDS encoding BCCT family transporter; its protein translation is MKKSKQSLTKKKKNRNFVYIVSFSIILLFTLLAALFPKSFGFYAQNTYNAIALNFGWLFLIIVFVLDLFLIFLALSRYGRFKLGRDNEEPEFSFISWIGMLFSAGLGVGIVFWGVAEPLTHYLHSPFPSEAKGQTVSSARLAMGYTFFHWGISQWSIFAMSGLIVAYFQFRKQRDGLISTAMEPVFGETYKRPYRNIIDILAIIATVMGIATSIGLGIMQIAGGLNHVFKVPNTHITLIVITVVMTLIFLGSALSGLNRGVKWLSNLNILIGTVLLIFIFIVGDLRFIVETFTVSIGDYISHFVQYSLRMDPYTGDNSWIQKWTVFYWAWVISWSPFIGGFVARVSRGRTIREFIIGVLIIPPMISFTWIAGFGGTAIHYALHKKDGIEKVVDQDYTIALFELLSKFPLYEVTSALAIILIFTFIVTSADSTTHIVSGMATGGVENPRRKHKMVWGILIGAISVALTVAGGLTSLQTASVVTGLPFSIILLLMIFALMNALRREHTKHFQMTHIDDEKDFSRTIEERERDNEM
- a CDS encoding GNAT family N-acetyltransferase, giving the protein MIKSKRFDDITIHLYEEQYREALSQFQLNERQRIYSSLPKEVLDDALNDPNRVANVALNDDGDVVGFFVLHQHYQHEGYDTPEEVVYIRSLSINERYQGNGYGTKIMMNLPEYVQSVFPDFGHLFLVVDAENEAAWNVYERAGFMHAATKEEGPIGKERLYYLDLSSKYVSSLKLSSSKQSEQGPVDIIDLKVNQEKVGFLAIEQFQERLIIRALLVEDAHREVGIAQNALRQLSTYVRQNYENIDVIEVMLFGARNELKPLFQKSNFVETIVTDDYTMFEKYINY